The Manihot esculenta cultivar AM560-2 chromosome 1, M.esculenta_v8, whole genome shotgun sequence genome has a window encoding:
- the LOC110628432 gene encoding uncharacterized protein LOC110628432 isoform X4, with amino-acid sequence MATTTNTTTPAVDSAASADELTAKAVHKRYEGLVMVRTKAVKGKGAWYWAHLEPILVQNTETGLPKAVKLRCSLCDAVFSASNPSRTASEHLKRGTCPNFNSLPKPISSLSPPSNTAVASPSSGGGTAVVPAAASVVHNNRKRAAGASSGGMSASSYPMTAVAAVASASSYQVSPLAIVDPSRFSGELAVLPQQPHLMLSGGKEDLGALAMLEDSVKKLKSPKTSPGPALSKTQIDCALGHLADWVYESCGSVSFSALEHPKFRAFLNQVGLPAVSRREFSGGRLDAKFEETKVESEARIRDAMFFQIASDGWKVKSFSGFSGVNLVNLTVNLPNGTSLYRRAVFVSGSVPSKYAEEVFWETISGICGSAVQQCVGIIADRFKDKALRNIESQNHWMVNLSCQFQGFTSLIKDFSKELPLFRTVTENCFKLANFVNNKPQIRNSFHKYQLQEYGHAGLLRVPLREYEKMDFGPVYTMIEDILSSARALPLVLLDESYKIVSMEDPTAREVAEMIRDVGFWNELEAVHSLVKLTKEMAHEIETERPLVGQCLPLWDELRGKVKDWCSKFHIAEGAVEKAIERRFKKNYHPAWAAAYILDPLYLLRDTSGKYLPPFKCLTPEQEKDVDKLITRLVSREEAHIALMELMKWRTEGLDPVYARAVQMKERDPITGKMKLANPQSSRLVWETYLTEFKSLGKVAVRLIFLHATACGFKCNWSLLKWVCAHGHSRAAMDKAQKLVFIAAHSKLERRDFSSDEDKDAELFALANEALDKDIVGLEKPP; translated from the exons ATGGCAACCACCACTAACACCACTACACCAGCGGTGGACTCTGCAGCCTCGGCAGATGAGCTCACCGCCAAGGCCGTACACAAACGCTATGAAGGTCTCGTCATGGTTAGAACCAAAGCTGTAAAAGGCAAAGGCGCGTGGTACTGGGCGCACTTGGAGCCTATACTGGTTCAAAACACTGAGACCGGCCTCCCTAAAGCGGTTAAGCTCCGGTGTTCCTTATGCGACGCGGTTTTCTCCGCCTCCAATCCCTCGCGCACTGCCTCTGAGCATCTGAAACGCGGGACGTGCCCGAATTTCAACTCGCTTCCCAAACCCATTTCGTCTCTCTCCCCACCTTCGAACACTGCCGTTGCTTCGCCGTCAAGTGGTGGCGGTACTGCTGTTGTGCCTGCTGCTGCTTCTGTGGTGCACAATAACCGAAAACGTGCTGCTGGTGCAAGTTCTGGGGGGATGTCTGCTTCGTCGTATCCCATGACGGCTGTAGCTGCTGTTGCTTCCGCCTCTTCGTACCAAGTAAGTCCTCTTGCTATCGTGGATCCGTCGAGATTCTCAGGGGAGCTAGCAGTGTTGCCTCAACAACCGCATTTGATGCTTTCCGGCGGGAAAGAGGATTTAGGTGCTTTAGCCATGTTGGAAGACAGTGTAAAGAAGTTAAAAAGTCCTAAAACTTCTCCAGGGCCGGCTTTGAGCAAAACCCAGATTGACTGCGCCCTTGGTCATTTAGCTGATTGGGTCTACGAGTCTTGTGGGTCTGTGTCGTTTTCGGCTCTCGAGCATCCTAAATTCCGGGCATTTTTAAATCAAGTTGGCTTGCCTGCGGTTTCGAGAAGAGAGTTTTCCGGTGGTAGACTGGATGCTAAGTTTGAGGAAACTAAGGTGGAGTCTGAAGCAAGGATTAGAGATGCTATGTTTTTTCAGATTGCATCCGATGGCTGGAAAGTCAAGAGTTTTAGTGGTTTCAGTGGCGTAAATTTGGTGAATTTGACAGTGAATTTGCCTAATGGGACCAGTTTGTATCGGAGAGCTGTGTTTGTTAGCGGCTCAGTGCCTTCCAAGTATGCAGAGGAAGTTTTTTGGGAGACCATATCAGGGATTTGTGGGAGTGCTGTGCAGCAGTGTGTAGGAATAATTGCAGACAGGTTTAAGGACAAGGCATTGAGAAATATAGAGAGCCAGAACCACTGGATGGTCAATCTTTCTTGCCAATTTCAAGGATTCACTAGTTTGATAAAAGACTTTAGCAAGGAGCTTCCATTGTTCAGGACTGTCACTGAGAATTGCTTCAAGCTTGCAAATTTCGTCAATAACAAGCCTCAAATTCGTAATAGTTTCCATAAATATCAATTGCAGGAGTACGGGCATGCAGGATTGTTGAGAGTGCCGTTGCGGGAATACGAGAAGATGGATTTTGGTCCTGTGTATACGATGATAGAGGATATATTGAGCTCAGCTCGAGCATTGCCATTGGTTCTGTTAGACGAATCATACAAGATAGTATCCATGGAGGATCCAACAGCGAGAGAAGTAGCTGAGATGATTAGAGATGTGGGGTTTTGGAATGAACTGGAGGCGGTGCATTCATTGGTTAAGCTCACCAAGGAAATGGCTCACGAGATTGAAACGGAGAGGCCATTAGTTGGGCAATGCCTGCCGCTTTGGGACGAACTAAGAGGAAAAGTGAAGGATTGGTGTTCAAAGTTCCACATTGCAGAAGGAGCAGTGGAGAAAGCGATTGAAAGACGGTTTAAGAAGAATTATCATCCTGCTTGGGCTGCTGCATACATACTTGATCCACTTTATTTGCTTAGAGACACTAGTGGCAAATACCTTCCTCCTTTCAAATGTCTAACCCCTGAGCAGGAAAAAGATGTGGACAAGCTCATAACCAGGCTTGTCTCCAGAGAAGAGGCTCATATTGCATTAATGGAACTGATGAAATGGAGAACAGAAGGACTTGATCCGGTTTATGCAAGAGCTGTCCAGATGAAGGAAAGGGATCCCATTACAGGAAAGATGAAACTTGCCAATCCGCAAAGTAGTAGGCTTGTGTGGGAGACTTACCTTACCGAGTTCAAATCACTAGGCAAAGTTGCAGTTAGGCTTATTTTCCTTCATGCTACTGCATGCGGATTCAAATGCAATTGGTCTTTGTTGAAATGGGTGTGTGCCCATGGGCATTCAAGAGCAGCCATGGACAAGGCACAAAAGTTGGTATTTATTGCAGCTCATTCGAAGCTTGAGAGGCGGGATTTTTCAAGTGATGAAGATAAGGATGCAGAGCTTTTCGCATTGGCAAATG AAGCACTCGACAAAGATATTGTTGGACTGGAGAAGCCACCATAA
- the LOC110628432 gene encoding uncharacterized protein LOC110628432 isoform X2, translated as MATTTNTTTPAVDSAASADELTAKAVHKRYEGLVMVRTKAVKGKGAWYWAHLEPILVQNTETGLPKAVKLRCSLCDAVFSASNPSRTASEHLKRGTCPNFNSLPKPISSLSPPSNTAVASPSSGGGTAVVPAAASVVHNNRKRAAGASSGGMSASSYPMTAVAAVASASSYQVSPLAIVDPSRFSGELAVLPQQPHLMLSGGKEDLGALAMLEDSVKKLKSPKTSPGPALSKTQIDCALGHLADWVYESCGSVSFSALEHPKFRAFLNQVGLPAVSRREFSGGRLDAKFEETKVESEARIRDAMFFQIASDGWKVKSFSGFSGVNLVNLTVNLPNGTSLYRRAVFVSGSVPSKYAEEVFWETISGICGSAVQQCVGIIADRFKDKALRNIESQNHWMVNLSCQFQGFTSLIKDFSKELPLFRTVTENCFKLANFVNNKPQIRNSFHKYQLQEYGHAGLLRVPLREYEKMDFGPVYTMIEDILSSARALPLVLLDESYKIVSMEDPTAREVAEMIRDVGFWNELEAVHSLVKLTKEMAHEIETERPLVGQCLPLWDELRGKVKDWCSKFHIAEGAVEKAIERRFKKNYHPAWAAAYILDPLYLLRDTSGKYLPPFKCLTPEQEKDVDKLITRLVSREEAHIALMELMKWRTEGLDPVYARAVQMKERDPITGKMKLANPQSSRLVWETYLTEFKSLGKVAVRLIFLHATACGFKCNWSLLKWVCAHGHSRAAMDKAQKLVFIAAHSKLERRDFSSDEDKDAELFALANGKVPAEMSTFTCDSLKYTFISDLLKWLP; from the exons ATGGCAACCACCACTAACACCACTACACCAGCGGTGGACTCTGCAGCCTCGGCAGATGAGCTCACCGCCAAGGCCGTACACAAACGCTATGAAGGTCTCGTCATGGTTAGAACCAAAGCTGTAAAAGGCAAAGGCGCGTGGTACTGGGCGCACTTGGAGCCTATACTGGTTCAAAACACTGAGACCGGCCTCCCTAAAGCGGTTAAGCTCCGGTGTTCCTTATGCGACGCGGTTTTCTCCGCCTCCAATCCCTCGCGCACTGCCTCTGAGCATCTGAAACGCGGGACGTGCCCGAATTTCAACTCGCTTCCCAAACCCATTTCGTCTCTCTCCCCACCTTCGAACACTGCCGTTGCTTCGCCGTCAAGTGGTGGCGGTACTGCTGTTGTGCCTGCTGCTGCTTCTGTGGTGCACAATAACCGAAAACGTGCTGCTGGTGCAAGTTCTGGGGGGATGTCTGCTTCGTCGTATCCCATGACGGCTGTAGCTGCTGTTGCTTCCGCCTCTTCGTACCAAGTAAGTCCTCTTGCTATCGTGGATCCGTCGAGATTCTCAGGGGAGCTAGCAGTGTTGCCTCAACAACCGCATTTGATGCTTTCCGGCGGGAAAGAGGATTTAGGTGCTTTAGCCATGTTGGAAGACAGTGTAAAGAAGTTAAAAAGTCCTAAAACTTCTCCAGGGCCGGCTTTGAGCAAAACCCAGATTGACTGCGCCCTTGGTCATTTAGCTGATTGGGTCTACGAGTCTTGTGGGTCTGTGTCGTTTTCGGCTCTCGAGCATCCTAAATTCCGGGCATTTTTAAATCAAGTTGGCTTGCCTGCGGTTTCGAGAAGAGAGTTTTCCGGTGGTAGACTGGATGCTAAGTTTGAGGAAACTAAGGTGGAGTCTGAAGCAAGGATTAGAGATGCTATGTTTTTTCAGATTGCATCCGATGGCTGGAAAGTCAAGAGTTTTAGTGGTTTCAGTGGCGTAAATTTGGTGAATTTGACAGTGAATTTGCCTAATGGGACCAGTTTGTATCGGAGAGCTGTGTTTGTTAGCGGCTCAGTGCCTTCCAAGTATGCAGAGGAAGTTTTTTGGGAGACCATATCAGGGATTTGTGGGAGTGCTGTGCAGCAGTGTGTAGGAATAATTGCAGACAGGTTTAAGGACAAGGCATTGAGAAATATAGAGAGCCAGAACCACTGGATGGTCAATCTTTCTTGCCAATTTCAAGGATTCACTAGTTTGATAAAAGACTTTAGCAAGGAGCTTCCATTGTTCAGGACTGTCACTGAGAATTGCTTCAAGCTTGCAAATTTCGTCAATAACAAGCCTCAAATTCGTAATAGTTTCCATAAATATCAATTGCAGGAGTACGGGCATGCAGGATTGTTGAGAGTGCCGTTGCGGGAATACGAGAAGATGGATTTTGGTCCTGTGTATACGATGATAGAGGATATATTGAGCTCAGCTCGAGCATTGCCATTGGTTCTGTTAGACGAATCATACAAGATAGTATCCATGGAGGATCCAACAGCGAGAGAAGTAGCTGAGATGATTAGAGATGTGGGGTTTTGGAATGAACTGGAGGCGGTGCATTCATTGGTTAAGCTCACCAAGGAAATGGCTCACGAGATTGAAACGGAGAGGCCATTAGTTGGGCAATGCCTGCCGCTTTGGGACGAACTAAGAGGAAAAGTGAAGGATTGGTGTTCAAAGTTCCACATTGCAGAAGGAGCAGTGGAGAAAGCGATTGAAAGACGGTTTAAGAAGAATTATCATCCTGCTTGGGCTGCTGCATACATACTTGATCCACTTTATTTGCTTAGAGACACTAGTGGCAAATACCTTCCTCCTTTCAAATGTCTAACCCCTGAGCAGGAAAAAGATGTGGACAAGCTCATAACCAGGCTTGTCTCCAGAGAAGAGGCTCATATTGCATTAATGGAACTGATGAAATGGAGAACAGAAGGACTTGATCCGGTTTATGCAAGAGCTGTCCAGATGAAGGAAAGGGATCCCATTACAGGAAAGATGAAACTTGCCAATCCGCAAAGTAGTAGGCTTGTGTGGGAGACTTACCTTACCGAGTTCAAATCACTAGGCAAAGTTGCAGTTAGGCTTATTTTCCTTCATGCTACTGCATGCGGATTCAAATGCAATTGGTCTTTGTTGAAATGGGTGTGTGCCCATGGGCATTCAAGAGCAGCCATGGACAAGGCACAAAAGTTGGTATTTATTGCAGCTCATTCGAAGCTTGAGAGGCGGGATTTTTCAAGTGATGAAGATAAGGATGCAGAGCTTTTCGCATTGGCAAATG GTAAAGTTCCTGCTGAAATGAGCACCTTCACTTGCGATTCTTTGAAGTATACATTTATATCAGATCTACTCAAGTGGCTTCCCTAG
- the LOC110628432 gene encoding uncharacterized protein LOC110628432 isoform X1 has product MATTTNTTTPAVDSAASADELTAKAVHKRYEGLVMVRTKAVKGKGAWYWAHLEPILVQNTETGLPKAVKLRCSLCDAVFSASNPSRTASEHLKRGTCPNFNSLPKPISSLSPPSNTAVASPSSGGGTAVVPAAASVVHNNRKRAAGASSGGMSASSYPMTAVAAVASASSYQVSPLAIVDPSRFSGELAVLPQQPHLMLSGGKEDLGALAMLEDSVKKLKSPKTSPGPALSKTQIDCALGHLADWVYESCGSVSFSALEHPKFRAFLNQVGLPAVSRREFSGGRLDAKFEETKVESEARIRDAMFFQIASDGWKVKSFSGFSGVNLVNLTVNLPNGTSLYRRAVFVSGSVPSKYAEEVFWETISGICGSAVQQCVGIIADRFKDKALRNIESQNHWMVNLSCQFQGFTSLIKDFSKELPLFRTVTENCFKLANFVNNKPQIRNSFHKYQLQEYGHAGLLRVPLREYEKMDFGPVYTMIEDILSSARALPLVLLDESYKIVSMEDPTAREVAEMIRDVGFWNELEAVHSLVKLTKEMAHEIETERPLVGQCLPLWDELRGKVKDWCSKFHIAEGAVEKAIERRFKKNYHPAWAAAYILDPLYLLRDTSGKYLPPFKCLTPEQEKDVDKLITRLVSREEAHIALMELMKWRTEGLDPVYARAVQMKERDPITGKMKLANPQSSRLVWETYLTEFKSLGKVAVRLIFLHATACGFKCNWSLLKWVCAHGHSRAAMDKAQKLVFIAAHSKLERRDFSSDEDKDAELFALANGEDDVLNEVLVDTSSVSTRQRYCWTGEATIRWLVV; this is encoded by the exons ATGGCAACCACCACTAACACCACTACACCAGCGGTGGACTCTGCAGCCTCGGCAGATGAGCTCACCGCCAAGGCCGTACACAAACGCTATGAAGGTCTCGTCATGGTTAGAACCAAAGCTGTAAAAGGCAAAGGCGCGTGGTACTGGGCGCACTTGGAGCCTATACTGGTTCAAAACACTGAGACCGGCCTCCCTAAAGCGGTTAAGCTCCGGTGTTCCTTATGCGACGCGGTTTTCTCCGCCTCCAATCCCTCGCGCACTGCCTCTGAGCATCTGAAACGCGGGACGTGCCCGAATTTCAACTCGCTTCCCAAACCCATTTCGTCTCTCTCCCCACCTTCGAACACTGCCGTTGCTTCGCCGTCAAGTGGTGGCGGTACTGCTGTTGTGCCTGCTGCTGCTTCTGTGGTGCACAATAACCGAAAACGTGCTGCTGGTGCAAGTTCTGGGGGGATGTCTGCTTCGTCGTATCCCATGACGGCTGTAGCTGCTGTTGCTTCCGCCTCTTCGTACCAAGTAAGTCCTCTTGCTATCGTGGATCCGTCGAGATTCTCAGGGGAGCTAGCAGTGTTGCCTCAACAACCGCATTTGATGCTTTCCGGCGGGAAAGAGGATTTAGGTGCTTTAGCCATGTTGGAAGACAGTGTAAAGAAGTTAAAAAGTCCTAAAACTTCTCCAGGGCCGGCTTTGAGCAAAACCCAGATTGACTGCGCCCTTGGTCATTTAGCTGATTGGGTCTACGAGTCTTGTGGGTCTGTGTCGTTTTCGGCTCTCGAGCATCCTAAATTCCGGGCATTTTTAAATCAAGTTGGCTTGCCTGCGGTTTCGAGAAGAGAGTTTTCCGGTGGTAGACTGGATGCTAAGTTTGAGGAAACTAAGGTGGAGTCTGAAGCAAGGATTAGAGATGCTATGTTTTTTCAGATTGCATCCGATGGCTGGAAAGTCAAGAGTTTTAGTGGTTTCAGTGGCGTAAATTTGGTGAATTTGACAGTGAATTTGCCTAATGGGACCAGTTTGTATCGGAGAGCTGTGTTTGTTAGCGGCTCAGTGCCTTCCAAGTATGCAGAGGAAGTTTTTTGGGAGACCATATCAGGGATTTGTGGGAGTGCTGTGCAGCAGTGTGTAGGAATAATTGCAGACAGGTTTAAGGACAAGGCATTGAGAAATATAGAGAGCCAGAACCACTGGATGGTCAATCTTTCTTGCCAATTTCAAGGATTCACTAGTTTGATAAAAGACTTTAGCAAGGAGCTTCCATTGTTCAGGACTGTCACTGAGAATTGCTTCAAGCTTGCAAATTTCGTCAATAACAAGCCTCAAATTCGTAATAGTTTCCATAAATATCAATTGCAGGAGTACGGGCATGCAGGATTGTTGAGAGTGCCGTTGCGGGAATACGAGAAGATGGATTTTGGTCCTGTGTATACGATGATAGAGGATATATTGAGCTCAGCTCGAGCATTGCCATTGGTTCTGTTAGACGAATCATACAAGATAGTATCCATGGAGGATCCAACAGCGAGAGAAGTAGCTGAGATGATTAGAGATGTGGGGTTTTGGAATGAACTGGAGGCGGTGCATTCATTGGTTAAGCTCACCAAGGAAATGGCTCACGAGATTGAAACGGAGAGGCCATTAGTTGGGCAATGCCTGCCGCTTTGGGACGAACTAAGAGGAAAAGTGAAGGATTGGTGTTCAAAGTTCCACATTGCAGAAGGAGCAGTGGAGAAAGCGATTGAAAGACGGTTTAAGAAGAATTATCATCCTGCTTGGGCTGCTGCATACATACTTGATCCACTTTATTTGCTTAGAGACACTAGTGGCAAATACCTTCCTCCTTTCAAATGTCTAACCCCTGAGCAGGAAAAAGATGTGGACAAGCTCATAACCAGGCTTGTCTCCAGAGAAGAGGCTCATATTGCATTAATGGAACTGATGAAATGGAGAACAGAAGGACTTGATCCGGTTTATGCAAGAGCTGTCCAGATGAAGGAAAGGGATCCCATTACAGGAAAGATGAAACTTGCCAATCCGCAAAGTAGTAGGCTTGTGTGGGAGACTTACCTTACCGAGTTCAAATCACTAGGCAAAGTTGCAGTTAGGCTTATTTTCCTTCATGCTACTGCATGCGGATTCAAATGCAATTGGTCTTTGTTGAAATGGGTGTGTGCCCATGGGCATTCAAGAGCAGCCATGGACAAGGCACAAAAGTTGGTATTTATTGCAGCTCATTCGAAGCTTGAGAGGCGGGATTTTTCAAGTGATGAAGATAAGGATGCAGAGCTTTTCGCATTGGCAAATGGTGAGGATGATGTGCTGAATGAGGTTCTTGTTGATACATCCTCAGT AAGCACTCGACAAAGATATTGTTGGACTGGAGAAGCCACCATAAGATGGTTGGTGGTTTAG
- the LOC110628432 gene encoding uncharacterized protein LOC110628432 isoform X3, producing MATTTNTTTPAVDSAASADELTAKAVHKRYEGLVMVRTKAVKGKGAWYWAHLEPILVQNTETGLPKAVKLRCSLCDAVFSASNPSRTASEHLKRGTCPNFNSLPKPISSLSPPSNTAVASPSSGGGTAVVPAAASVVHNNRKRAAGASSGGMSASSYPMTAVAAVASASSYQVSPLAIVDPSRFSGELAVLPQQPHLMLSGGKEDLGALAMLEDSVKKLKSPKTSPGPALSKTQIDCALGHLADWVYESCGSVSFSALEHPKFRAFLNQVGLPAVSRREFSGGRLDAKFEETKVESEARIRDAMFFQIASDGWKVKSFSGFSGVNLVNLTVNLPNGTSLYRRAVFVSGSVPSKYAEEVFWETISGICGSAVQQCVGIIADRFKDKALRNIESQNHWMVNLSCQFQGFTSLIKDFSKELPLFRTVTENCFKLANFVNNKPQIRNSFHKYQLQEYGHAGLLRVPLREYEKMDFGPVYTMIEDILSSARALPLVLLDESYKIVSMEDPTAREVAEMIRDVGFWNELEAVHSLVKLTKEMAHEIETERPLVGQCLPLWDELRGKVKDWCSKFHIAEGAVEKAIERRFKKNYHPAWAAAYILDPLYLLRDTSGKYLPPFKCLTPEQEKDVDKLITRLVSREEAHIALMELMKWRTEGLDPVYARAVQMKERDPITGKMKLANPQSSRLVWETYLTEFKSLGKVAVRLIFLHATACGFKCNWSLLKWVCAHGHSRAAMDKAQKLVFIAAHSKLERRDFSSDEDKDAELFALANGEDDVLNEVLVDTSSV from the coding sequence ATGGCAACCACCACTAACACCACTACACCAGCGGTGGACTCTGCAGCCTCGGCAGATGAGCTCACCGCCAAGGCCGTACACAAACGCTATGAAGGTCTCGTCATGGTTAGAACCAAAGCTGTAAAAGGCAAAGGCGCGTGGTACTGGGCGCACTTGGAGCCTATACTGGTTCAAAACACTGAGACCGGCCTCCCTAAAGCGGTTAAGCTCCGGTGTTCCTTATGCGACGCGGTTTTCTCCGCCTCCAATCCCTCGCGCACTGCCTCTGAGCATCTGAAACGCGGGACGTGCCCGAATTTCAACTCGCTTCCCAAACCCATTTCGTCTCTCTCCCCACCTTCGAACACTGCCGTTGCTTCGCCGTCAAGTGGTGGCGGTACTGCTGTTGTGCCTGCTGCTGCTTCTGTGGTGCACAATAACCGAAAACGTGCTGCTGGTGCAAGTTCTGGGGGGATGTCTGCTTCGTCGTATCCCATGACGGCTGTAGCTGCTGTTGCTTCCGCCTCTTCGTACCAAGTAAGTCCTCTTGCTATCGTGGATCCGTCGAGATTCTCAGGGGAGCTAGCAGTGTTGCCTCAACAACCGCATTTGATGCTTTCCGGCGGGAAAGAGGATTTAGGTGCTTTAGCCATGTTGGAAGACAGTGTAAAGAAGTTAAAAAGTCCTAAAACTTCTCCAGGGCCGGCTTTGAGCAAAACCCAGATTGACTGCGCCCTTGGTCATTTAGCTGATTGGGTCTACGAGTCTTGTGGGTCTGTGTCGTTTTCGGCTCTCGAGCATCCTAAATTCCGGGCATTTTTAAATCAAGTTGGCTTGCCTGCGGTTTCGAGAAGAGAGTTTTCCGGTGGTAGACTGGATGCTAAGTTTGAGGAAACTAAGGTGGAGTCTGAAGCAAGGATTAGAGATGCTATGTTTTTTCAGATTGCATCCGATGGCTGGAAAGTCAAGAGTTTTAGTGGTTTCAGTGGCGTAAATTTGGTGAATTTGACAGTGAATTTGCCTAATGGGACCAGTTTGTATCGGAGAGCTGTGTTTGTTAGCGGCTCAGTGCCTTCCAAGTATGCAGAGGAAGTTTTTTGGGAGACCATATCAGGGATTTGTGGGAGTGCTGTGCAGCAGTGTGTAGGAATAATTGCAGACAGGTTTAAGGACAAGGCATTGAGAAATATAGAGAGCCAGAACCACTGGATGGTCAATCTTTCTTGCCAATTTCAAGGATTCACTAGTTTGATAAAAGACTTTAGCAAGGAGCTTCCATTGTTCAGGACTGTCACTGAGAATTGCTTCAAGCTTGCAAATTTCGTCAATAACAAGCCTCAAATTCGTAATAGTTTCCATAAATATCAATTGCAGGAGTACGGGCATGCAGGATTGTTGAGAGTGCCGTTGCGGGAATACGAGAAGATGGATTTTGGTCCTGTGTATACGATGATAGAGGATATATTGAGCTCAGCTCGAGCATTGCCATTGGTTCTGTTAGACGAATCATACAAGATAGTATCCATGGAGGATCCAACAGCGAGAGAAGTAGCTGAGATGATTAGAGATGTGGGGTTTTGGAATGAACTGGAGGCGGTGCATTCATTGGTTAAGCTCACCAAGGAAATGGCTCACGAGATTGAAACGGAGAGGCCATTAGTTGGGCAATGCCTGCCGCTTTGGGACGAACTAAGAGGAAAAGTGAAGGATTGGTGTTCAAAGTTCCACATTGCAGAAGGAGCAGTGGAGAAAGCGATTGAAAGACGGTTTAAGAAGAATTATCATCCTGCTTGGGCTGCTGCATACATACTTGATCCACTTTATTTGCTTAGAGACACTAGTGGCAAATACCTTCCTCCTTTCAAATGTCTAACCCCTGAGCAGGAAAAAGATGTGGACAAGCTCATAACCAGGCTTGTCTCCAGAGAAGAGGCTCATATTGCATTAATGGAACTGATGAAATGGAGAACAGAAGGACTTGATCCGGTTTATGCAAGAGCTGTCCAGATGAAGGAAAGGGATCCCATTACAGGAAAGATGAAACTTGCCAATCCGCAAAGTAGTAGGCTTGTGTGGGAGACTTACCTTACCGAGTTCAAATCACTAGGCAAAGTTGCAGTTAGGCTTATTTTCCTTCATGCTACTGCATGCGGATTCAAATGCAATTGGTCTTTGTTGAAATGGGTGTGTGCCCATGGGCATTCAAGAGCAGCCATGGACAAGGCACAAAAGTTGGTATTTATTGCAGCTCATTCGAAGCTTGAGAGGCGGGATTTTTCAAGTGATGAAGATAAGGATGCAGAGCTTTTCGCATTGGCAAATGGTGAGGATGATGTGCTGAATGAGGTTCTTGTTGATACATCCTCAGTGTAA